AAACAACAAAGGGCATAACGTGTTCTATTGTCTTCCACTTCTTCTGGGAATCATAGGACTTTTCTGGCAAGCATGGCGTGGAAAGCGTGGCATCCGACAGTTCTGGGTAGTGTTCTTCCTATTCTTTATGACGGGTTTGGCTATTGTTATCTATCTCAACCAGACTCCAATGCAGCCACGTGAGCGTGATTATGCCTACGCAGGTTCATTCTATGCGTTTGCCATCTGGTGTGGTATTGGTGTGGCTGCAATCTATGATTTGCTCAAGAAGTACACACATATCAACGAGAAAGTGCTGGCTACTGCCGTTTCAATCTTAGCGTTGTTGGTTCCTATCCAAATGGTGAGCCAGACATGGGATGACCACGATCGCAGTGGCAGATATACCTGCCGAGACTTTGGGCAGAACTATCTGATGACCTTGCAGGATAAGGGTAATCCCATTATCTTCACCAATGGCGACAACGATACGTTCCCACTTTGGTACAATCAAGAAGTAGAAGGTGTCAGAACCGATGCCCGGGTGTGCAACCTGAGCTATTTAGCTACCGATTGGTACATTGACCAAATGAAGCGACCTGCCTATAATTCGCCGGCTGTTCCTATCAGTTGGCCACGCATAGACTTCTGTTCGGGTACGAATGACTATATCACTGTGCAGCCGGACGCTAAGAAACAGATACTCCAGTTCTACAAGGAAAACCCCGCACAAGCTAAGGCGCAGTTTGGTGATGAACCGTTCGAACTGAAGAATATCATGAAATATTGGGTGCGTTCCAAGGATGCCGATATGCACTTTATCCCTACAGATACCGTGTATGTAACAATAGATAAAAAAGCCGTAAGGCGCAGTGGAATGCTCATGCCGTCTGATTCTATCCCTGAAAAGATGGTGATTTCGCTTGCAGGTAAGAACGCATTATACAAGAACGACTTGATGATGCTCGAGATGATTGCCCAATGTAATTGGACACGTCCTATCTATGTGGCCCTCACTGTGGGTGAAGAAAACTACATGAACTTAGGTAACAACTTCATTCAGGAAGGTTTGGCAAACCGCATTACGCCGTTCACGACCAACGTTGATGGCAAGGTTGTCAAGGGAATGACCAACTTTGATACGGCTAAAACCTATCGAAATCTGATGACTCGGTATAAGTTTGGCGGTCTGAAGACTAAGGGGCTCTATATTGATGAAACCGTAATGCATATGTGTTATACCCACCGCCGTATCTTCGCTCAGCTGGCTAAACAGCTCATCATGGAGCATAAAGACAAGCAGGCATTGGCAGTTTTGAACAAATGCGTGGCAGAGATACCTTCTTACAACGTGCCCAACAACTACGTAAGTGGCAGTCTTGACCTTGCAGAATGCTATGCTATTCTGGGCCAGAAAGCTAAAGCTAAAGAGTTGTTCAATGATGTATGGAAGAACTCCACACAATATATGAACTGGTATCTGAGTCTTGACGGTAACAATTTTGCCCAATCCATGAGCGACTGTCTACGCGAAATGTCGATTATGCAGAAGTGTAATAAAGTGGCAGTCCTCATTGATGCGAAGCTTGCACAGCGCACGGGACAACAGTTCCAGAGCCTGTTTAACATGTATCGTGGCAAGGGAGGCATACTTCCAAGCCACAACAACTGAAGCATAGAGGAATAAACAAGCGATGATTATAGAGCAACCCGCAAAATGGTTGCGCTGGATTTATCCCGGTGCGACTTGGAGAATGGACAAGAACGAACATTCAGTCTATCTGACGTTCGATGATGGTCCAATCCCCGAGTCGACACCGTTTATTCTTGAAACTCTACGAAAATACAACGTCAAGGCAACATTCTTCATGGTTGGAGAGAATGTGCTGAGGTATCATGATTTGTATAATCAGATCCTCGAAGAAGGTCATCGGGTAGGTAACCACACATTCAATCACATCGGATCTTTCAAACATTGGACCATCACTTATGCTATCAATACGCACAAAGCCGATGAACTGATACACTCAAATCTATTCCGACCGCCTCACGGGTGGATGAGAATGTCGGTTTATTGGTGGATGAAGAAGAAGTATCGCATTATCATGTGGGATCTTGTTACACGCGATTACTCCAAATGGTTGACTGCTAAAGACGTGGTTCGAAATGTAAAACGCTATGCAAGAAATGGCTCTATCATCACTTTTCACGACTCACTGAAGAGCATTGACAAGCTAAAAACAGCCCTTCCAGAGTCAATTGAATGGTTAAAAGCGCAAGGATATGAATTCAAGACCTTTGAATAAACAAGACCTTACGAATGAAATAAAAGCCGAAGCACTGCGCCTCGGCTTTTTTACTTGTGGCATAGCAAAGGCTGACAGCGTAGAGAAAGCGACAGCAGACCATGTGAAACGTTGGTTAAAAGAAGGAAAGCAAGCTAACATGGACTATATGGCCAACTATATGGAAAAGCGACTTGACCCGCGATTATTAATGGAAGGTGCCCGCAGTATCATCTGTGTTGCCTTGAATTATGCCCCTCATAACTACTGTTCTGACAGCGAATATCAACTTGCAGCATATGCTCTCGGACAAGATTATCATGATATCATGAAAGCCAAACTGCGCCGGTTGGCAGCAAAATTTGGCTATGAAGATGCTTTGATAAGCCAAAATCCAGAGGCACATAAATGCCGCATTTTTGTTGATACTGGCCCTATACTCGAACGCTATTGGGCTGAAAAGGCAGGGTTGGGCTGGACAGGAAAGAACCATCAACTCATTATTCCACATGCCGGGAGTATGTTTTTCTTGGGTGAAATCCTTGTTGATGAAGAATTGATCTACGATCAACCGGTTAAAAATCGATGCGGAAACTGCCGTAAATGTATTGAAGCTTGCCCAACAAAAGCTATCATTGAGAACTGCGAAATAGATGCTGAGAAATGTCTGTCCTACCAGACTATAGAGAATAGAAGCGAGCTTTCGAGCGAAGCAACTGCCAGAATCGGCAACACCATCTATGGCTGCGATGCCTGTCTGAAAGCCTGCCCGTGGAACAGATTTGCAACTCCCAATGATACGCCTGAGCTGCAACCGAAAGCTGAACTTCTGCAGATGACACGCCAACAATGGGAATATCTCAGTGAAGAAGAATATAGAAAACTCTTCAAAGGGAGCGCTGTAAAAAGGGCGAAATATAAGGGATTGATGAGAAATATTGAAGCGGCGGCTTGCTTTTCTCGCGAAAAACAATTACCTTTATCAAACAAATCTAAAGATTATGAGCAAGAAAATAAATAGTTACAAGGCCATGTCTGTTCTTACGAGAGGCTTTTTCGAGGCTTTTGCCAATGGCATCATAGACTGCCAGATCATAGGAAATGACTTTAAGAAGAAGCATAATCCACAAAATATCAAGCAGGCAATGCTCGAACATTATGAGGAAATCAGTGCGCATTTCCTCGACATCATGTTTCCTGCTCTGGCGCGACTCAACTATCCTGATGAAAAGAAAATGCAGGAGAAACTGAAGAAAGAGTTTACTGACAAGCAAGCAGATATGGCTCAATATCTGCGTTTTGCCTGCAAAACCGATAAGCTTTATGAGGCTATGGTGAATGAATACAAGCGCAATTTCAACAGGCTTCTGCAAGGTCAGTTTACCTCTATCGAAGAACATATTGAAGTCTATCCACGTGGTTTACAGCTGTCAGTAGTAGATGAGCAGATGGCAATTGTCATCTTGGTGCGCGTGCTTTTGAAGGCCTATGCAGCCGGTATCAAAGCATCAAAAACAGCAAAACGCTCGTTCAATCAAGTCAGCATCTATCGCATGCTGCTTCTGAACACACAGCTCTTGATGAATGACAGTTCGTTCAAATCTGAAGAAGAAGACCTCATGGCTTTATTCAAAGAAGCATGTGGAAACGAAGAAAACCTCAACGTTCTCTTCAATTCGTTAGACGAAACCTATAAGGAGTTGGTCAAAGAAGACGGAATTATAGCAGGTGATGAGCAATCAAATTAGAAAAGAAATGCTACGCAGCAGCGACCTTTACCGCCGCATGCACCGTGTAACGAAGTTCGCCGATGACTATTATCTCGATGCTGTCATCGGCTTAATCCCTGGTGGTATCGGTGATATTATCGGTGGACTGTTTTCCTTGATGCATGTTTATTTCGGGTTGATAAAGTTGCGTTCAATCCCATTGACCTTGGCTTTACTCAACAACATGCTGTGCGATATCCTCTTAGGACTGCTTCCTTTCTATGTAGGAGACGTCATCGATTTCCTGCATAAAGCCAACAAAAAGAAC
The nucleotide sequence above comes from Segatella oris. Encoded proteins:
- a CDS encoding polysaccharide deacetylase family protein; protein product: MIIEQPAKWLRWIYPGATWRMDKNEHSVYLTFDDGPIPESTPFILETLRKYNVKATFFMVGENVLRYHDLYNQILEEGHRVGNHTFNHIGSFKHWTITYAINTHKADELIHSNLFRPPHGWMRMSVYWWMKKKYRIIMWDLVTRDYSKWLTAKDVVRNVKRYARNGSIITFHDSLKSIDKLKTALPESIEWLKAQGYEFKTFE
- the queG gene encoding tRNA epoxyqueuosine(34) reductase QueG, producing MNSRPLNKQDLTNEIKAEALRLGFFTCGIAKADSVEKATADHVKRWLKEGKQANMDYMANYMEKRLDPRLLMEGARSIICVALNYAPHNYCSDSEYQLAAYALGQDYHDIMKAKLRRLAAKFGYEDALISQNPEAHKCRIFVDTGPILERYWAEKAGLGWTGKNHQLIIPHAGSMFFLGEILVDEELIYDQPVKNRCGNCRKCIEACPTKAIIENCEIDAEKCLSYQTIENRSELSSEATARIGNTIYGCDACLKACPWNRFATPNDTPELQPKAELLQMTRQQWEYLSEEEYRKLFKGSAVKRAKYKGLMRNIEAAACFSREKQLPLSNKSKDYEQENK
- a CDS encoding DUF4112 domain-containing protein produces the protein MSNQIRKEMLRSSDLYRRMHRVTKFADDYYLDAVIGLIPGGIGDIIGGLFSLMHVYFGLIKLRSIPLTLALLNNMLCDILLGLLPFYVGDVIDFLHKANKKNMALIDGFVNDDKEIIRRVNQKAIQAAVVFIFLIFCICIVIWLLTYIVKEIGSHLFT